The window tttagaaatttTTAAGTTGAATACACTACTATTTCTTGAGTGAAGAGACTGCTAAGGAATGGAAAATACACACAATTCATGGCACCTAGTGATACGAGAACAGTTAATAAAGAACCATATAAATTCATATTCTCAAACTATGAGAAGACTGTTGCTCCCAGCGATTTGGAGGTAATAAAAAACACAGCATTGCTCTATGTTTCTAAAGAATACTCAACTATTAAGCATTTGCAAAAGGATTTAGATAGGCTCTTTAAAGGTGACGATGGGGTTCTGtttcaattcttggaaACAGAGCACCCTTTGCATACGTTATTCACTcaatttattaaacaatACAGGGATGTGAAGAAAGCACTACCTTTGACTAAAAATGTAATTAAAAACCCTGGGAAGGACTCTCAAATTGAGTTATTACAAATGTGTTTTGACAGAGCTGAATATTACGAATACTCAAGTGAACAGAAGTCAGAAGTGGAAAAGTTAAaacatttggaaaaggTTCAATTTGCTTCTTTCGAGTGGAACAAATTCGAGATAATTAAAGTAGTTAATGAGGGAGCGAGTGTTATATATAAGGAACCTCttgatttcaaaaagttGCACCAAAGGAATATCAGAGATTCCTTCCaatcaatatttaaagaatcagccaaagaagaaacgGAAGTGGAAACCCCAAGAgttaataaaagaaaaatgaaaattaGAGCTGCAGGTGAAATGAGGTTAAGAAAACTCAAGAAAAATGACCGTAgtgaaaagaaacaaattgaatgtCCTATTACTCATAGACTGATAGACGAGGACAAATTTGACAGACATTTACAAATATTACTAACTGATCCAAATTATAAACAGGAAAGAGataaatatcaagaaaaaCATCATTTGTCAAACTTATCGTTTGATGATATCTATGCCAATTTGAAGAGGGTGGTTAAAAAATAAGGTGTTCGAAGTTGAAACGCATTCTCAAGTATATCACACACTGAAAATATGTACGAACTGAATAGGAAATACCATCAGGTATTATGCCACGTAATAGATATCGATATCCTACCGTAACGTGGTCTCATTTCTAGAAATTAATTTTGCTATACATTTTCAatacaaaaaaaaagtttgaGAAACATTAGAGTTATTGAACTGGTCGTCTTCCGATTAATTtatgaatgaaaaaaattgcaGTGTGCGCACATTTGGGAATGTTTCTTTGTGAGGATAATTTTTGTTAAAGTTGACGCTCCAAATATAGACTTGAGTGAGGGGTTATGTATAAAAGACCTTTGCCATAGAGAATTTTATCATACTTTTCTAAAGGAtgcttttttttttgctgaaaaatgaaacaaaattattgcTGGGGCGTATACTCGTTAGTTTCTGTTAGGCGTAGTAGGCAATGGATCAACTGCTACATTAATTGTTTCCCGAAAAAGGGATATCCAGATGACAACGAAGTAATGAACAGAATGCACTTAGGCATTGGTCTGATGTAGTTTATAATAACGGCACCATACcatcttgaagaaaaggatggTCCTGCCAGAATGTTTATTGATGCTCATATGATGGCGATGACGCCGAGAAAACTATACCCTGGTGAAAAATATGAGTTCCAGTATATATAGATTTTTAAGTTTGATatataaatgaataaaatataattacGTGTTTTCCATTTGATTAGTTACAATATACATTCATTAATCAGGCATTTGTACTTTTTTGACTATATTTTTCTCAGAGTTAAAACTCAAGTATGCATTTTTATAACATAAGTTTCAATTGATGTGGAATAAGTAGTAGTGGCGGTGCCAGAAAttagtttttcaattcGAGTCGTTGGGTAAACAGTTCCCATAGGATACTCGGTCACAGTTTTCGTAACATTTTTTGTTTCAGTGAAAAATGAAGTAGTTGATGCAGTAAATACACTGCTACTATTTTCAGTGGTATAAAACGAAACTACTGCAGAAGCTAGCATACTGTCAGTAGTAAGTGTTGTTGTATATGGTGATGGGAACGCGGTAATTGTCGAAATAGTTGTTCTAATAAATGGGATATCCGTTAAACCCATATATGTACTAGGTGTTGCGTAAAATGATAGTACTTCGGTATATGTTGAACCGAGATTACTTTCTGTAACGGTAGTCGTGTATACAGAAGGTATAGCAATTGACGGAATATAGTATTTGGTTACTGTTACAGTTGTGGGTAATCTATCAGAAGCTATGGTAGAGTAATAAGAAATAATTTCGGTTATACTATCCTGATAATATGATCCAACAGAGGTTTCGGGGAAAGGTATTCGTGCGACGTTAAGACAGCTGTAGGAATTAGATTCGAGACCTTTAAGCCCTCCCTTAGGATCAGTTGGACAGTTTGATGGACGTTCTTGTGGGATGGTAGGTGGGGGTATTTCAAGGGCAGGTCCATTAACTCCATCCATACGGAAGTTAGTTTCGTTAAAACCTGTTCCAATGTTGATAGTAAATGTCCCCCCTGGTGCCATATAATCAAGCATCCCTGTAAGGTTGTTATAGGTATAAGTAAATAATCCTAGATCAGTTATTGTATCATTAGAATATACCGAGAGAAGCCAGGGAAGTGTCTTGTGGCCTCGAAGCAAAACATTATTGTTTGGTAGAGGTGGCCCATGAAACCGTATTTGTGGGTATGTATCGCCTTCATTGATCCATACAGTTTGATTAAAGGGCTTAGAAAGGTCAAAATCTATATAGTCAATAGCATCCTCAGTAATCTCGAAACATCCCGTTCCGATTATTGGACCCAAAACACCGGGCATCCACATAACTTCAAGCaatccattattaataatcCCTGATGTAGGCCCTTGCAAGGTAGTATTTAGATCGTTATTATACAAAAACATTGTCCCCTCATTAACAAAACTCGTtagaaatgaaatttccaCAGCAAATTGGGGATCCGTTGTAGGTGTAGATGTACACATGCCAAAATAACCATCGTTGTAAAAATTATCAccttttaaaaaataaaaatcaTTAAACCAATTACCCACAAGCATGACACCATTATTTGCCAAGGTAGGTGAAAAAATATCGATGTTAAGATTAGAATCACCACCATATCCACCGACACAGAGTACGCCATTATTAGTTATATCACCCTCGATCTCTATTAGCGAAAATTTAAGGAATCCTCCTGTAATACCAGCGTCTACGGTAATCCCGTCATCTATTGTTTGAGAGCCAATAATTAGGGCAGATCTTTCAAACACTATGCATGTAGTAAATGGCAACGTGAACAATATGAACAAAAGCTTTGGTATAAATGATTGCCGACCTAACATCCTGATAAGCTTGGGAGATTTGTATATGAGATATGGGTATCTTATTTAAGGATGATACGCATTACCACAATCCACCAAAAGGAGAGCCGATCTGTAGCTTCATGGGGTATTTATGTATGGTAGTTGCAAACGGTGactcttttcaatatttggcCCATTGAAGATTAATCCCGCGGGGGACAAATGCTCAATAGCATGCAAGGATCGGCTCACTGCAAATGAATGAATGTACGTAACACTTTGTTCTGATTGCACAACAACCCCCTTGTCTCCCTAGATTTGAGTTGTCGGCTCTGTTAGCGTTATTACACAGTATCCATAACCGTTTGTTATAAGTCTTTTAATACGGGCAACCGTTGGTGGGCTACCTTCGGAGGGACACGATCCGATCGATCATCAGACGTGTCAGACCActtaaagaaaagaatcttacaaatttgaattattccCGTCTTGCATCGtttcttaatattaaaacGAATAAATTAATCGGTTATGAGAAGTTCAAGCGAgttgttgaaaaatatcCATTATCTTGGGAGGGAAAACGGTTGACCATTAGAGATATGAGGCATGGTATGATTGAATTGTTATGTGTTTATAACGAATACTTTAAATTATCGAAAGAATAATATGCAAGCCATGATGTAATGACTGGCTATTCAGATTATGCTACAAACCCATATAAATCCATGTATACGCCAATCAGAGGTATTGAGTAGGTTATGGCAACGTTGGCCAGAACTTAAGACCTACCATGAACTGAAGACATTTAAaccattgaatgaaaaCACCTTATGATTCTTTTAATATCGGGAACATTTGTTTGCTTCCCTCAAGGGACAGGAAAGAGATACCTTTCACGACTGCACTGAATTTTGGAGGTAAAGCCAGTCGGTGATCATGCAAAGCCagcaaaatattattgaaagagacAGTGAAGAGTACAGTTGAAtagaattattttgatttcaCAAAGATTTTTTCATGAAGATTagataattcaaaaaatacaTATATGCTGGGTCCAagaatcattaaattatataaCAATGCATCAAATCACGGAGGAATTGGTCTGCTACAATAATCTCAACAGTAATATCtgatttttttgaatacTTTCGTCAAGTAATAGGTACTAAGTTGGAAAGAGATTAAACAATTCTACCTTTTGAGCTAATTTATGAATTCAAATGGctatattattttatttgaagctttattttgttgtttaaaAGTTGCAGGAAGTAGATCTTTGGATAGAAATACAGTTTATGAACCTCCCGATCTAAAGTATATTGTGCAGAGTATACCAATCAAAGCAACATTGAGTGTAACTTAGACTTATTGGAGCTCCAACTCATGACTCTAATAGAATAAAATACATTTCTTTGAGttaaaaaatcaaagaatttttagcccaattttttaaattcaagTTTTTAATCCACTTAacattatatttcttttaaGTTTTGCGATCTTACTAATATTAGTGTGTACAAACCTGGAATATGACAGCAATATCTTTAGCAGACCTGTTTTTATAACCTGTAGAAAGcgtttttgaaatttataGAATCAATTCTATTCATTCTAGTACCGTTAAAGCTATTTCACTCTGATATGTTGGTATCCTGCTTGCTTCAATGAGGAAACGCTTTTTAGTTAAGCCGCATTCCTTTTTTTAAGGCGAAACTCATCAATTAAACTAAAGCTATCTGACAAATTAATTGTGAACTTTAGGCTatgaaaatatataaacaGCAAGTTTCTGGAATTTCAACAGGTGATGTTTAGCGTGTTTAGAGAACGGTACCCAGAATTGTTTCCTGAAAGTTGGAATTTGAGTAACTCATCGTACAACATAAAATACTACACTGAGCAATGCAAAAGAAAATGCATCTGCTCTGAAGAGGAGCAAGCGCGTAGACGAAGTTTGTGTAGTTCATTCCACTTTAGGTGGAAGCTTGAGGATTATTATGATTTTTTTATCGTCAAGAATCGAGTGCTTTGCGaactttttgaagaattatcgTACCTATCTTCCAGCAaggataaagaagaaaacagATCGCAGCGGTGtgataaaataaaagagGTTATCATGGTATGTGGCCCCTATCCGGATGAAATAATTCAGTTTTCTTCAGTGGTATCTTTATCATCTGCCCAAATAGAAATTGCAATACGTAGATTTGGAGGACTGGACCatatcaaaaatataatttccACAGAGATAAGGAAACGGAAACCGAAATATTCACCAACCTTACCAAAGTCAATGCTAAATCAGTCTGAAGGGCCATTTTCTACCTTTTATGTTGGTTATTCAGAGTTGAAACAAATGCCATTTCTTTTCACAAATTGTTCTGGTTATGAGGTAGCAAGTCTATACAATTATTTGGACGATctaaatatgaaattgagATGGAAAGATGAATCTGCAGATTTCCAAACATTAAGATATGCAATGAGAAAAACATATTTACAAGTTGAAAGTCATCTGGAAACCCAACGTTATATTGAGGCggcaaaaaaaaaagtgtACAAAATAGTATCCAACGTCTGTGTTTCTGAAAATATGGACAACAGGAATAGAACGAGATTGCTAAGTATACTTCAATATAACTCAATGGATTTTGTATGGGGTTCTGGGATAATTCCTTGTGGTGATATCCTCTACACAGCTGCAGAAGCTACCTGGAAGAATACCTCtgaacaaattcattacCCTAATTATGAGGAAGCTTACATATACAGCAAACTATTGGGCTGTGATACTGATGTTCGAGAATACCCACCAAGAGAGCCGTATATGCCTTTAAAGTCGAATAATGTGACTTCAGGTTTACGGAAAAGAAAGGAACTCTCTGTTCAAGAATATATTGTACCAAATGTACATAACTGGACCAATAATGATCAAATTAGCACCTAAGTCATATGAAAGACATTTACATCTACAtctcttgatattttttaaaagttGGCGAAATGATCTAGGTTTTGTAAAGACTATATAAACATCGATACCATGCGTATTCGGAACAACTTATTTTTATCGTTTGTAAATAATCTTGAGTTGATAAAATTTTGTATCTGTTTATACAACAtcataaatattcattacATGAAAATATACGAGCTGTAACTGGGAAGTTCTAACTTCTAACACTGACTGTTGCTCAAAAAGGCCTCTCTCAAATGGTTTTTCATCGATGTTTTAGAACGAGTGTCGAAGGTCAGCTGATGAAGAGGTCTTTTGTTATCTACTAATAAACATTTGAGTATTTTAGGCCCATGAGTAATAGGTTAGTTAATCTAAATTCTGTTTAATAAAAGTGCTTGGCTCTATAAGATGATCATTTTATATAAAATGAGGGATGAATGAACGTCGAACATGATATATGGATATATTAGGAGACCTGAGGGGAAGATCACTCATATTTGAAGTAATGTGAAAAATGTCATACGTTTGAATGTTGGTGAATATTAAGTTACTTTATCTAAATCAGAGTTTATTTTAAATGCCTCTGAGTAAATGTTTGGGATATCtttgattatattttaGTGATGTTATTCGTTTATCTTGACTTGCTAAGCGGTCGCAGTGTTATTTTGTTCCTTCATTTTTGTTGTAATTTCTTGAGGTGAACTCAAAGAGGGGAGGCTGTCtctaaatcttttcaatgtATGGGTTAAATGTcttaatttaattcttaCTCTAATTTTCAGATCGACTTCAACATACATACCTAGTAGTTTTGAACAGCATTGATCTAGTAGCGTGAGATAAAGTATGGGTTTCTGTTTCAAAACATCGGTAATTATTTATGAattgtttgttgttctATTACACACAGCCATTTAAAAGAATAGTGTCCAACTTGAATAGTGAAACCTGATGATCCcacttttcttcttttggtCCTTGAAATATGCTTATAGGTTCATTTTTGACAGAAATAGTCTATATGGATATATTTGGATACTGGAGAAAATGCTTGAATCATGAAATAAGTAAATCGGTTGTGAAAAGTTATCTTGAGTTTTCAGTACATAATACTAAAGCCTAATGAAATGATGCCAGATAATCGTAATATGGCTCCCGTCAGTTTTCTATTATGGCCCCAAtgtaaattattaaatatgtGGCTATTGATAAAACTTGCCTCTATCGTAATTCTGGGTGTGCTTGGTATCGCAATTTGGTATGATCCAGAGTCTGGGGCAAATTCTCATCTGTCTCAAtgatttttgaaatcattttttATGGGAAGGTACAATTTCTGTTCTTATTTTCagattgaatttaatatgTTTACGTGGTGATTTTCAACTCCAGTAGCTTGAATAAAACGCTGATTTCTGCTTGACGAC is drawn from Naumovozyma castellii chromosome 10, complete genome and contains these coding sequences:
- the PRP21 gene encoding Prp21p (ancestral locus Anc_1.132): MAPSDTRTVNKEPYKFIFSNYEKTVAPSDLEVIKNTALLYVSKEYSTIKHLQKDLDRLFKGDDGVLFQFLETEHPLHTLFTQFIKQYRDVKKALPLTKNVIKNPGKDSQIELLQMCFDRAEYYEYSSEQKSEVEKLKHLEKVQFASFEWNKFEIIKVVNEGASVIYKEPLDFKKLHQRNIRDSFQSIFKESAKEETEVETPRVNKRKMKIRAAGEMRLRKLKKNDRSEKKQIECPITHRLIDEDKFDRHLQILLTDPNYKQERDKYQEKHHLSNLSFDDIYANLKRVVKK
- the NCAS0J02350 gene encoding uncharacterized protein; amino-acid sequence: MLGRQSFIPKLLFILFTLPFTTCIVFERSALIIGSQTIDDGITVDAGITGGFLKFSLIEIEGDITNNGVLCVGGYGGDSNLNIDIFSPTLANNGVMLVGNWFNDFYFLKGDNFYNDGYFGMCTSTPTTDPQFAVEISFLTSFVNEGTMFLYNNDLNTTLQGPTSGIINNGLLEVMWMPGVLGPIIGTGCFEITEDAIDYIDFDLSKPFNQTVWINEGDTYPQIRFHGPPLPNNNVLLRGHKTLPWLLSVYSNDTITDLGLFTYTYNNLTGMLDYMAPGGTFTINIGTGFNETNFRMDGVNGPALEIPPPTIPQERPSNCPTDPKGGLKGLESNSYSCLNVARIPFPETSVGSYYQDSITEIISYYSTIASDRLPTTVTVTKYYIPSIAIPSVYTTTVTESNLGSTYTEVLSFYATPSTYMGLTDIPFIRTTISTITAFPSPYTTTLTTDSMLASAVVSFYTTENSSSVFTASTTSFFTETKNVTKTVTEYPMGTVYPTTRIEKLISGTATTTYSTSIETYVIKMHT
- the NCAS0J02360 gene encoding uncharacterized protein → MFSVFRERYPELFPESWNLSNSSYNIKYYTEQCKRKCICSEEEQARRRSLCSSFHFRWKLEDYYDFFIVKNRVLCELFEELSYLSSSKDKEENRSQRCDKIKEVIMVCGPYPDEIIQFSSVVSLSSAQIEIAIRRFGGLDHIKNIISTEIRKRKPKYSPTLPKSMLNQSEGPFSTFYVGYSELKQMPFLFTNCSGYEVASLYNYLDDLNMKLRWKDESADFQTLRYAMRKTYLQVESHLETQRYIEAAKKKVYKIVSNVCVSENMDNRNRTRLLSILQYNSMDFVWGSGIIPCGDILYTAAEATWKNTSEQIHYPNYEEAYIYSKLLGCDTDVREYPPREPYMPLKSNNVTSGLRKRKELSVQEYIVPNVHNWTNNDQIST